Genomic window (Streptomyces sp. LX-29):
AGGACCACGGCGATGAGCGCCAGCACGATGGGCGCGGCCACCGGCACGCTGGGCAGTGTGCCGACGGAGTCCCACAGCCGGGCGCCCGCCCAGGAGATGACGCCGGCCACGATGAACAGCCCGAGCAGCACCCTGATCCGAAGTTGGCTCACCGAGCAGTCGCCCCTCACATTCCCGTCGTACGCCTGCGCGTACTCACCCGTGTGCACGGCACGGCGTCCGACGCCGCCCGCCGCGAGGCGCGCGGCGTCCCCTTCGTGCCACTGCCCCCGAAACTACCGCCTACTCCGGCAGCCGCAGCTCCAGGTCGGCCCGTGCCACCACGCCCTCGCTGCCGACGGCCGCCAGCAGCTCGGTGACCGCGCCGCGGCCCGGCACCTCGGCCTCCGGGTCGACGTCGTGCCACGGCACCAGCACGAAGGCGCGCTCGTGGGCGCGCGGGTGCGGCAGGGTGAGCTCGGGGTCCTCGAGGACGACGTCCTGGTAGGCGACGATGTCCACGTCCAGGGTGCGCGGCCCCCAGCGCTCGTCCCGCACCCGCTCGAACGCCTCTTCGATCGCGTGGCCGCGCTCCAGCAGCGAGGACGGCGGCAGCGTGGTCTTGATCAGGACCACGGCGTTGAAGTACGACGGCTGCGCACCGGGCTCCACGCCCCACGGCTCCGTCTCGTACACCGGGGAGACCGCTTTGACCCGCAGGCCGGGGGTGTCCTCCAGCGCGTCCACG
Coding sequences:
- the folK gene encoding 2-amino-4-hydroxy-6-hydroxymethyldihydropteridine diphosphokinase, encoding MSSSDPTVQPVPSSVVEQVDAADVTLSNPKRAVISIGSNLGNRLETLQGAVDALEDTPGLRVKAVSPVYETEPWGVEPGAQPSYFNAVVLIKTTLPPSSLLERGHAIEEAFERVRDERWGPRTLDVDIVAYQDVVLEDPELTLPHPRAHERAFVLVPWHDVDPEAEVPGRGAVTELLAAVGSEGVVARADLELRLPE